The window TTCTCACCAAATCAGGCGACTATGTAGATTTCAGTCAAGCCAAATCAATTCCTGAAATCATAGAACAACTAGCCGAACTCGGTGAAATACAACACGGCAATGGTGAAAATATCCAAACCATACCAGCTGAACAAATCATTACTTTAATCTATGACCGACTTTACAACCCTTACGCTGACTGGACCAAGATTACCTTACGCCACCGTTTACGAGAATCTATTTATAGACTAGCTGAAGATTTTAGAAAAACCCCAGACTATTTTAATAATTTAAACGCCAGCCAATACCTAAAGGCCACCAACCTTAATGAATTAAAATTATTTCTAGAAGATGAGGTGGCTATCCCAGCCACTAATGGTCAGATCATGACCGGTTCTCAGGCGATTGAAGCCATTGAATATGGCCGACTCGACCTCCTCCCAGCTCAATTGAGATTTAAAATCATCTCTTTAAACAAACTCTCCGCCACCCAATCAAACCAAACTGCGCCAGCTGTGAGTCCAGCCAAATCTCAAACTTGGCGCCAATCACTTACTAATACTTGGTCTTCAGTTAAGTCATTCTTCTCCAGGGGCTAGTTATCCTCAGACCAGATAACAGTGTGATATAGTAATCACACTTTCATGATTAAATCTGACTTAAACTCGAAACAGCAAGAGGCAGCTGACCACCAGACTGGCCCTTTGTTAATCATCGCTGGAGCCGGAGCTGGTAAGACCAAGACTATTACTCACCGTATTTTGAACTTGATTAATGCTGGTGTCGCTCCAGAATCCATTTTAGCTGTTACCTTCACCAATAAAGCCGCTCAAGAAATGTCTGAACGGGTCACCAAACTACTTAAAGCCAACAACGACACCAAAAATCCCAACCCCTTCCAGAATCCAGCCAAACCTTTTGTCAGCACGTTTCATGGCCTAGGGGTTCATATTATGAGAAATCATGGTGATCGCATTGGAGTGTCAAAATACTTTTCGATTCTCGACCGCGATGACTCTATCCGTCACATCAAAGAAGCCATGAAAGGCCTCAGTATTGACCCAAAACAATTTGAACCTAGGAAAGTCCTGAGTAAGATTTCTCACTTCAAAGGTAAAGGTTTCACCTATGGTGACTACCAGCAAGAAGCAAACAAACACCCGTTCGGCCAGATTATCGCTTCTATTTGGCAAAACTACGATCTCCAAATTGCTAAACAAAAAGGGTTAGATTTTGACGATTTATTATTAAAAACCGTCACCCTCCTAAAACGTTATCCAGATGTTTTAGCCTATTATCAAGAGCAGTGGCAATACTTGCACATTGATGAATACCAAGACACTAACGGTATTCAATACGCTTTAGTCCAAATGTTGGCTAGTAAACGTCGAAATATTTGTGTCGTCGGTGATGTTGATCAATCAATTTATAGTTGGCGAGGGGCCAATTATGAAAACTTGATGCGGTTTGAAGAAGACTACCCAGAAGCAACCACCATTTTGTTAGAACAAAACTACCGTTCAACGAAAACTATTCTGGCTGGAGCTAATGCTATTATCAAAAAAAATACGGCTCGCCGGGAAAAGAATTTATTTACTGATAATCACGAGGGTGAGAAAATTACTCTAACTGCTGCCCTCGACGAAAAAGGGGAGGCTAATTTTATTGCTGAGACTTGTAAAACTTTAACTCAAAGTGGTGTCAGACCGGATCAAATAGCCGTCTTGTATCGAGCCAACTTTCAATCACGTAGTATTGAAGAAGCTCTCCTTAAAAGAAATGTACCTTACCAAGTGCTAGGGGTACGCTTTTTTGAACGCCAAGAAATTAAAGATATTTTAGGTTATGTTAAATTCGCCCTCAATCCTGACGATTTAGAAAATCTGAAACGCATTATCAATGTGCCCACTCGCGGGATCGGCAAAGTGACCCTGGCCAAAATCGCCACCGGTCAGGCTGACACCTTACCAGCCAAGGCTCGTTTAGCCTATCACGAGTTCACTATCATTATCGATAATATTCGCCAATTTATTACCTCTCACTCCACTCAAGAGACTTTGAAATATGTTTTGGAACAAAGTGGTTTAGAAAAAGCCTTACGAAACAGCACCGAAGAAGATTTGGAAAGATTAGAAAATATAAAAGAATTAGTTAGTCTAGCCGAAAAATTTAATCCCGTGTCTGGTGAAGAAGGTTTATTGTCACTAATTTCGGAAGCAGCTTTAGTGTCAGATCAAGATACACTCGGCACAGCTAAAACTGGTGTTCGCCTGATGACTATTCACGCTTCCAAAGGGTTGGAGTTTCACACAGTCTTTATCACTGGTCTCGAACAAGGTTTGTTTCCGCACCAAGGTTTTGGTAGTGATGAGGGCCGAGATGATGAAGAGGAGAGGCGCTTATGCTACGTGGCCCTCACTCGAGCGGAACACAAATTGTATTTGAGTTATGCCCAGACCAGAAATATTTTTGGTTCCCGTCAGGTTAATATGCCATCAGAATTTATACTTGACCTACCAGATGAACTAGTAGAAGCTGAGGTGGTAGATAGTAGTGACACTATTGAATACTTAGACTTTTAAACCAGCCAATGAAAATTACTGCAAAAAAATCACTTGGGCAAAATTGGCTCAACTCACCAAGTGCTATAAATAAAATAGTGACGGCCGGGGAGATTAAACCCACCGACACTATTTTAGAAATTGGTCCTGGCCGAGGCGCTTTGACGAAAGCTTTACTCGCCACTGGCGCCAAAGTAGTGGCTATTGAAAAAGACCATCAATTGATCAGCGACTTAGAAAATACTTTTGAACCAGAATTAAAAAACGGGCAGCTACAATTACTAGAAGGGGATATATTGCAGGCAAGTGAGCTATTAAGTTTGAAGAATATTGCACAGGCTGACCGAGCCGAGCATAGCAATTTTCCAGCAGGAAAATATGCGCATTCTGAAAACCTAATAGCGAGCAGTTATAAGGTAATCGCTAATATCCCATACTATATTACCGGGGAGTTATTACGTTTATTTTTTGAAACAACAAATCAACCAAGTCTAATGGTCTTAATGGTCCAAAAGGAAGTAGCCGAAAGAATTGTGGCTCGTGATGGCAAAGAAAGTATTTTATCCATCAGTGTCAAAGTTTACGGTACACCTAAAATCATTGCGACCGTGCCGGCCGGCGCTTTTATCCCAAAACCAAACGTGGATTCCGCTATTTTAGCTATAACCAATATCAATCACCAAGCTTTCCCTAACACACAAACAGAAGTGGACTTTTTTGCTATTGTTAAACAGGGTTTCGCCCAAAAAAGAAAATTAGTCAAAAATAATATAAACTGTTCAGAAGAAATTATGACTAAATGTAATTTAAATATTAAAGCCCGGGCAGAAACGTTAACCGTTAGCGACTGGCTTTGTCTCACTAAAAACCTAAAACATAATGACCACTAAAAAAAAGTTAATCTTAGTATTATTTGGTCTATTATTTACAGGAGTGGTTGTTTTTTGTTTGAGTCAACCTAACCTTCTCCCCGTATTACCAATCAAACACACTTCCGGGCAATCCCCACTAAAGACTGAGGTACTAACTATTGGTCAAACCAAAATAAAAGCAGAGATAGCCGACACCGAGACAACTCGTAATCAAGGTCTATCCAACCGAAAAAGTTTAACTAAAAATACTGGAATGTTATTTATCTTTGACAAACCTGGTTTTTATGGCTTTTGGATGAAAGAGATGAGATTTTCTTTAGATATAATTTGGATCGACGAGTCTTGGAAAATAATCGATATTACTAAAAACGTTTCTCCAAAATCTTTTCCCACCACCTATGTGGCTAGCGAGCCAGTTAAATATGTTTTAGAAGTGCCGGCTGGTTTTACTACTCAAAACAACCTAGATATCGGCGATATCTTTACTCGTTAAATATTTTGCCTACAAAGAAGTTCCTACCATAAAAATACGAGGAGCAATCATGATCGGCTTACAAGGGTGGTCTCCACCCACAAAGATCACACACACATCAGCTGCCACATAAGTACCCATAATAAAAGTGCCAGGTTTCCACAAATCAAAGAAAGGGTAAAGAATACTACCAATGCCAAAGATTAAAAACGGGTATGAGGTATTACCGATTGGTCGATTAATAATTAGGAGATTTAAACTACATACACAGGGGATGGTGGCAATAATTTGACCCCCAAAAGGTAAACCTGGGCCAGCTAAAGCGGGAAAAGGAGCAGCTAAAATCAAAACCAGCCAACTGACAAGGAACCATTTAGTAAAAGTTTTTACTCTATTCATTAGAGGGATAATTTAAAAGTTTTTGTATTACTAATCTTACCACTATCATCTTCAACATAAATACCAACTGGTAAATCTAAATTATAACCACCAACAGAGACAGACATATCTGACGGTACCAGACTAGCCCCACCGTGAACAGGTGAGTAAATATTTACCACCCCACCAGAAACAGAAACAGTATTCCCATCAGGATCCTTCAGAGTGTCAGTGACATTTAAAGGACTTTTACCTAGAGGATTTTCAACTACCACTTTTAAAGTTTTCCCATCGGAAGATCTGACCCTGGTTTTTCTGTTACCACCAACCGAGACAGTATTACCAGTAGTAGAAGTTGAAAAGCCAGCACCAGTGATAGTGACACTGGTGTTAACACCCCCATTTTCGGGTGAGATTTTGCTAATTTTAACCTTACTAGAAACTGAGACCGACGGTAAATTGTCACCATTAGACCCGTTAATGTTAAACGGCTTACCTCCGCCATAGGTAACTCCCGTCAACTCTTGAAGTGGTGGTGGTTCAGCTGGAATAGTAACACCGATCAAATTACCAGGATTAAAGTTGGTAATAGCATTAAAAACATGTCCACCTGTTTCATTACCATAAAGCTCATTTAATACCGCCCTAGTGAGTTGACCCAAAATTCCGGTTCCTTTTTCTAAACCCAACGGTTCTAAAATAACATCCCCAAATTTTTCTTGAAATTTTGATAGGGCAGAGACCGTTTTAGCTCCAAAAAACTCAGTCTCCTGTCCAGGAGACCCCGGCCCAGACAAAGACACCTGGGTATTCGGGTCTTTGTTTAACAATTCTTGAAGTTTTTTAACATCTGATCCACTGTCACCTAACTTTAAGTTTTTATCTAGACTAGCTAAAACTGGGCTAGAAATAAAAAAGGTGGCTATAATAATTAAAACTAAAAGCCAATGGGTTTTCATTAAAAAATTATAGCACAACTAAAAAAGTTATCGTTATCCCCGTTATTTAAGAACTTCTATCAACAAACAGTAACTGATATACTATAATTACTAACAGACGTATGACTATTCGTAAGGTACTTTTTATATTAATAGGCTTAATGATATTAAGTGGTGTTTTGTTGGTAGTTTGGAAACTAGGAGATAAGACTATACAACAAAAACAACAACAAGCCGCCGCCGAACAAGCAGCTATTTTAGCCAAAGAGGAACGGGCTAAAATGGTGGCCCTGATTCAAACCATCAACGGAGAAGAGTTTGAGCACTTTGATACTGCTACTTGGCCCAAGTTTATTCTAGCCAGTCAACTCAACATCCAAAAAAGTACATCAACTAAAGATGTCCAATCTTATGGTTTGGCTGTAACTAATTTAATGAGACCTTTAGTTATTTCGGCCACCCTGCCATCTGAATTATTATTGGAAGCCTACGAAAAAGGAACCCCAGAATCAACCAAACAATTGGATGAACTAGCTCAAAATTTCAATTCGGCCACCACCAACTTAAGCCAATTATCTGTTCCAGCCAATGCCGAAGTGGCTCACTTACGCCTAGTTAACAGCCTTCAGCGCTACAGTTTTATCCTAAACAATATGAATCAAATTAGTAAAAACCCAGTCTGGGCCCTAGAAGCCAGCCAAGACCATAAACAGGTTTTTGAAGAGCTGGTTAACGACTTGATGTTCATGAATGCTTTTTTTTCGGAACATAAAATAAAAATCTCCAAACAGAACCAGATCCAATTATATATTCCAAATACTCAATGACCAGTTTTTTAAAAAAATCGATCAGTTTAGTCACTATCACTTTTTTGGTGTTACAACCCTTTTTAATTATTAACTCCTATTCAGTTTCGATTATTCCGACAGCTGTCGCTCAAGACAACTCCGACTGTCAAGGTAACCCAAATTGTACCGGGGAGTATTGGGTAGATCCAAGTGCCAATGAAGGGAACACCGCTGAATCAAATCCTGATATTGCTAGAGCCCAAGCTGATCGAGAAAAAAAGGATGCGGAAGCAGCTAAAAAAGAAGCTGAAAATGCTCAAAAACTTCAGGAAGAAGACAAGAAAAAATGTGAGTCCATGCTCAACGGAGGTAAGGACCAAGGTGGAACTCTTGGTAAGGCTTTTAAAAACATTTTCACCAAAGCAGCGACTGGTCTTTTAGGTTCTCAACTCCCACCAGAATTCAGAGGTATTTTTAATAACACTATAAACACCGCTATCAACGATCCAGCCAACTTAGGTGTGGCCATGCAAGAGTCTTTAGGTTCTACCATTATCGCTGGAACCAACAAAGCTTTTTCTCAAAATTTTGAACGGGCCATTAATCAAGAAACCAACGGTGGTCAACTACCAATGACCGAAGCCCGACTAAAAGAAATTGTTGGCGAAGTTTTATCTGTTTCTACAAAAAGTGCTCTACCAGAGGCTACTCAAGCAGCTATGGATCAAGGACTAGCTGGCGCTATCCGCAATACTTTAAAAACAAAAACACCCGAACTAGCTTCTGGTTGGGTAGAAGCAGGAGTAGCTAATAATTTCAACGAAAACGGGGCTGACGAATTAAGAGCTCAGATTGGTGGGCCCCTATTCTCTTTATTGTCTGACCACGCCCGACAAACTCAAAACGACTCTCTCAATCTAAACGGAGCTGATGCTGGGGACTTACAAAAGTTTGCTAACACAATTATTGAATTTTTTGTTTCCTCTATTATTACCCAGCTAGAGAACACCACCACAGCAACTGCCATCAATACTGTTTATGATGAGGAAGGTAATGTGGTTAGCACTAGTACAACCCAAAGAACCCAAGGCCCCTTAAATCAAAAGGTTGGTCAAGAAGTATTTGATGGACTCAGCACCCTGTTTGGGACCAATGGATCACCGATTGATAGTGAGGTAGAGAAGAGAATCGCTGAGTTACCAATCGAATCTCTAATTACCGATAGTGGTTTCGCTAGCGCTAAACGTAAAATTTTAAGTAACCCGGAAACTCAAAGGGTTTTAAATGGTAATCTAGAAAAACTTCATACCGCCATTCCTTTTAATACTATTGCCAACAGCGTAAACACAGCCGGTTTAGTTAGTGGAAGCGGTCAGGTCAATATCCAAAAAACAGTCGAGCAGGTAATGATTCAGTTTACTAGTTCTGTTTCTTCTGGTGGAGGTGGTGGATCAAATGGTAACCCCCTAATTCAGCGAGCAGTTGGTGATGTGGCTGGAAATTTAAGTCAGTCTGTTGGTGGTTTCTTACAAAATTCAAACGGGGATTTCGCAGGAATTTCAGAATCATTTCAATCTGGATTATCAAACGGCCTTGGCGATATGACTGGAAACCTAGCTAATGGGTTACTAGATAAAGCCTTAGGAGATACCCCTTTCGCAGGAGTAGTGGATGTCTCTTTTTTAACTGACAGTTTAAGTAGTAGTGTCACCAATCTTTTTGACGGAGTCTTTAATGGTGAAGGTTTTAATATTGGATCAGCTTTTAGTGACGGTTTTGCTAATTTTAGTTCTGGTTTAGCTCAAGCCGCTTTAGGTGCCGTCCTCGATTTGGCTGGTATTCCAAAACCAATCGCTAGTATTGTTCAAGGGGTAGTGGATACAGCTACTGCCGTTATTATTCCTTTTGTTCCAAATCGAGAGCAAATGGGCCCGGAACTGACTGCTTCCAAAAAAACCGCAGCGGCCACTGGTGGGACTCAAGAAAATACCTCTCAAATCAACCAGACAACTCGTAGTCAGGAACAATTAGATGTAGAAGCTTGTACTAAGTTACGAGCAATTGACCGCAAACAAAACGCCGAAGAACAAAAACAAAAAGTAGAGGAGCCTGATCTAGCCCGTAAGGCAGCTACCGAATTAGAAAAATACCGTCAAGGTCTACTAGATTGGGTTAAAAAAGGTTATGACAGCACCGGCCAAGGACCTGATAGTCCTTTATATGTTGAAAACACCGACCAACATTTAACTAACGTTAAAAAAGAAGCTGGCGAAGTTTTTTATGACGGCCTTAAAAATTCCCCAGACGCTTTCAAAGACCAGACGGAAACCACTCTCCGCAAAACAGATCAACCTAATACCCCAGCTTCTGGTGCATACATTGATAAACAACAGTATGATAAATTTGCCACTGGCCGAATAACAAACACTGATGAATGGTGGAAGACTTATTTTGCTGTAACTGACCCTTTTCATCCAAACTCCCCACAAAATTCACTCAGTTTAGGTCAGACAGTCAAAAACACAGTTGAAACAAAAGCAGTTGAGCAGGCTAAAGAGGAAATTCAGGCTAGTAACGGTTTTCTCCCAGTTAGAGTTTGTGAAGAATTCACCGCCAATGGTCAAGCTTGTAAACGCTGGAAAACGACTACCCCAGCTATTGAAATTAAAGACAGCGTCACGAAAGCTCTAGCTACTAGAGTCGACCAGTATCTAGACCCTAAACTAGGAGCTATCACCGAGGGTAACCAACCAAGTGTGGAAGAGCTTAGAAACTTCACCCCCCAGACTTCTGGTGGGGGAGGAAATGGACCAGGTACCAAAAATTCTTCCAATATCTTACAGACCATCTTAGCTTTCCTTAATACCCTTCGAACCCAACAAGGAAATCAAGGCTCCTTAACACTAAATTATAGTTTGATTAACTCAGCCGGATCACCTTCTTCTATTAAACTTTCTTGGCAAGGAAGCAACGTATTGGCCTGCTCTGTCGACAATGACTGGATTGGCCCTGGCCTTAGTCCAAACTTTGTCAGCGTAATCAAAAGCCAAGGAGATGCCCTCGACACTTCTGGTAGTTTCACTTTTGGAGCACCGCTTACTTTTGACTTACGTTTTTCTCGGACAAGGGCCTCAAGCACTCCACCCGAGCAATCAATCGTTGTTGTTACCGTTAACCGTGATCCAGGTTTATACCAACAGAAAAATATCACCTTACCAACCGATCTAAAACCTGGTGATCTGGCCATTTATCGACAACTTATCATTATCGGTGCCTATTGGTACAGATACTAGCCCAGCAACAATTTTGTCTAACTTGAGACAAGCTATCAGCAACGTCCAAAGTTCCGATGAAAACCCATTACAGAAAGCAGAATTTTTGAAATACTCTTTCTCTGAACCAGAAGTGGCTAGAAAAATGATTACAGTCAAACCAAAAACTACTTATAGTATTTCTTGTGTTGATAAACAAGGCAACAACATCAAAAAAAGTGTTACAATAGGGCTATAATATGCACCGGATAATTTCCGTGACTCTAATAGTTGGAATAATTGCACCAATTCTTATTGGCTTTTTGCCGGTAACAGTCCAAGCTCAACTAAATGATCCAGCTGAAACCACCCCCACCGGACAATTAGCTAACACTGCGGAATGTAGTGTGGCCACCACAAATGGCGCCACCGATGTTAATTCACTAGCTTCAGTTAAAAATAATCTGGCTGAAAAAGCCGCCAAGCTGACCCAACTTTCACGAGACCTGACTTCTTTAGATCAACAATTAGTTATTCTCCAAGAATTAAATAAAAATATTGTCCAAGGAGAGAGTTCTGGCGCAACTGGCTGGGTTTATAATACTAGTGAGTATAATGGTTGGGTAGAACAGCGGAGAAATATCTCTCAAAAAATATTACTCCAAATAAAAAATATAAGTGACGGTTTCCCAGAAAAAAGCAATGATTTGGGATATGTTTATAATTCAACATATTACCCTCAAAACACCAACCCTGTAACCATATTGAGTAACGATCTTACTAATCAAAATGAAGTAAAAAATCTAATTGATCGTGGAGAAAGAGTCATTCTTACCACCAAAGACGATGTCGCTACTATCAATAAAAATATTGATAGTATAAATATATGTAACACCCAGACAACCACTCCTGACGACCAAGAGGCTATTACCCAGCAACAAGAGGACGCAGCTGCTAGAGCTTCCGCCGAAGAAGCAGCCAACAATACCCGAGCTGAATCTATCGCTGATACAAACAGCAACTCTACCCCAGCCTTACCCTTATCAGAATGTGTAATGTGGAAAG is drawn from Candidatus Vogelbacteria bacterium and contains these coding sequences:
- a CDS encoding UvrD-helicase domain-containing protein, giving the protein MIKSDLNSKQQEAADHQTGPLLIIAGAGAGKTKTITHRILNLINAGVAPESILAVTFTNKAAQEMSERVTKLLKANNDTKNPNPFQNPAKPFVSTFHGLGVHIMRNHGDRIGVSKYFSILDRDDSIRHIKEAMKGLSIDPKQFEPRKVLSKISHFKGKGFTYGDYQQEANKHPFGQIIASIWQNYDLQIAKQKGLDFDDLLLKTVTLLKRYPDVLAYYQEQWQYLHIDEYQDTNGIQYALVQMLASKRRNICVVGDVDQSIYSWRGANYENLMRFEEDYPEATTILLEQNYRSTKTILAGANAIIKKNTARREKNLFTDNHEGEKITLTAALDEKGEANFIAETCKTLTQSGVRPDQIAVLYRANFQSRSIEEALLKRNVPYQVLGVRFFERQEIKDILGYVKFALNPDDLENLKRIINVPTRGIGKVTLAKIATGQADTLPAKARLAYHEFTIIIDNIRQFITSHSTQETLKYVLEQSGLEKALRNSTEEDLERLENIKELVSLAEKFNPVSGEEGLLSLISEAALVSDQDTLGTAKTGVRLMTIHASKGLEFHTVFITGLEQGLFPHQGFGSDEGRDDEEERRLCYVALTRAEHKLYLSYAQTRNIFGSRQVNMPSEFILDLPDELVEAEVVDSSDTIEYLDF
- the rsmA gene encoding 16S rRNA (adenine(1518)-N(6)/adenine(1519)-N(6))-dimethyltransferase RsmA; protein product: MKITAKKSLGQNWLNSPSAINKIVTAGEIKPTDTILEIGPGRGALTKALLATGAKVVAIEKDHQLISDLENTFEPELKNGQLQLLEGDILQASELLSLKNIAQADRAEHSNFPAGKYAHSENLIASSYKVIANIPYYITGELLRLFFETTNQPSLMVLMVQKEVAERIVARDGKESILSISVKVYGTPKIIATVPAGAFIPKPNVDSAILAITNINHQAFPNTQTEVDFFAIVKQGFAQKRKLVKNNINCSEEIMTKCNLNIKARAETLTVSDWLCLTKNLKHNDH
- a CDS encoding DUF192 domain-containing protein — encoded protein: MTTKKKLILVLFGLLFTGVVVFCLSQPNLLPVLPIKHTSGQSPLKTEVLTIGQTKIKAEIADTETTRNQGLSNRKSLTKNTGMLFIFDKPGFYGFWMKEMRFSLDIIWIDESWKIIDITKNVSPKSFPTTYVASEPVKYVLEVPAGFTTQNNLDIGDIFTR
- a CDS encoding IPT/TIG domain-containing protein, translated to MKTHWLLVLIIIATFFISSPVLASLDKNLKLGDSGSDVKKLQELLNKDPNTQVSLSGPGSPGQETEFFGAKTVSALSKFQEKFGDVILEPLGLEKGTGILGQLTRAVLNELYGNETGGHVFNAITNFNPGNLIGVTIPAEPPPLQELTGVTYGGGKPFNINGSNGDNLPSVSVSSKVKISKISPENGGVNTSVTITGAGFSTSTTGNTVSVGGNRKTRVRSSDGKTLKVVVENPLGKSPLNVTDTLKDPDGNTVSVSGGVVNIYSPVHGGASLVPSDMSVSVGGYNLDLPVGIYVEDDSGKISNTKTFKLSL